The DNA segment tgatttttttagggTAAAAAATGGCATTAAGCCATGGGAGGAAACATTTAACTCAAATCAGCCAAAATGAATTTTGATACACCATTCAACCAAAgcataatttaatataattcgaATCTATACGTTTCGAATTATACTTGTACATAGTTCGAATTGACTAACGTCAAATTACATGCATGCATGAAGTAGTAGTAGTTCGAAACAATATGTAACGAATTAGGTAGTAATAGTTCGAATCAattcaattcgaattactaagGAAGAGTGACGTTAGGgtaattcgaattactaagGTTTGTGAATTCGAAATTAGTttattcgaattatatatatagtgcgaatgaagttgattcgaattactgtGAATCAAAGCTCTATATATATGTTGTAAACGTGAGTTTCTCTCAATAGAGAGGTGAGATGGCTAGTGAGGATAGTTTTCTAGTCTTGGTACACCACATAGGAGGGATTAAGAGAAAAACCAGGTCCGGTGTGAAGTTCACCGATAAGGATCTGTATTATTGTGAGCCCTACGACGAGCTACGATGTCCTCGTTAGCTCTGTGCTGGTGAAGCTTGATCTGGAAGGAGTGAAAAGGGTTAAGAAGTTTTTCTATCGCATTCCAACCACTGTGCTCCATGATACGGTGAAGTATGATTGTTTTACGATCGGGAGTGATGAGGACTTGCAGGTCATGTTTATTTGTCGCAGGCAGTTTCCTGAAGTGAGGACACCAGAGCTGTTGGCAAAGTTGGTTGACGTGGTATCCAGCTCGGGTGGTTCGAACCGGAATACCAACACTATAGTCACGGTGGCCGGTTCAAGCTCGAGACCTGCGGTTGCTTCATCCTCCGTACCGGTGTATGAGCCACAGATCCAGCCTGTCGCCTCCCCTTCGTTCGCTGTTGATCTCAGCGGCAACGTTGGCGACGAGGTTCGATATGGGGTTTGGTGATCCAGATGACGATGATGTGGAGCTAGATATGATCGCTGATGACAGTGGCGATGATCTCGGAGCGAGTGATCCGAGAGGGGCGACAGGTGGATCTAGTTCCGGTACACAGCAGTACCCACCCCATTTTTCATCGTTGGACCTGGATGCCATGAGGCAGGATGGACATGCTGGGCAGCTTACTGGATTCGGCGCTAGAGATACGGAAGGGTCTGCCAGTATTACAGAGTTCCAGGTTGGTCAACAATTTCAGGATAAAGAGATGTGGCCTCTGCAGGCAAGCAGGACATACTCGTCGGAGTTGTCCGCAGGCCGGAGGAGCCACCCACACAGGGGAGAATGAGTAGGAGCGTGCTGTTGTGTGTTTTTGTTTGTCTTTAGGTCGTCAGTTGTATTTTATTTTCGTTAGAAAGCGATGTTCTAGGTATGgtcatttataatttttttagtgatgAACTTTGTATTTCGACCGACATATGTATGTTGAATGTCTTTCTAATTATGAAATTAAGTTACATAAGCAAAGTACACATTATGTGGAATTGACtaatacaaaatacaataacatCAAAGTAACTGTTGCATGAACTAATGACCTAGGGCACTCAGACATAACACCgataaccaaaataaaatacataagacaaacataaagagCCATCATAAACCATCATCCCCCAATCATCTAAACAGGTGCGACCCCGTGCCACAACTGCGTGGAACCCGTGTCCTCTGACCTCTCCGTATAAACGGCTCCTCATCCTCAATATCGTCGCCATCGTCATCCGGAGCAGGCTGTGTGGGCGTCCCGGGCGGGACATGTACGGGTCTGGATGATGACGGCCCAGCAACTGAATGTGACCCAACAGTATGTGCGGATGCTGGCGTCCCACCGAGGGCAAAAGCCTGCACAGGAGCCGCCGTGGGAGGCTCGTTCAAATCTACATCTAGCGGAGCCTGTGTCCCTGTCGTCTGATCCCGTCCTCGGGCAGCCTCATCCTCCTGCATGATGGTCTGGATATCATCAAGGAAATGTGGTCCACCAAACTCGGCAACAATCCCATCACCAGCAAGGAAGTCTGGAAACATGGACCCGGGACTCACCCATGGTGTACTCTCCTGAAGTGTCTGGTCGTCACCGGAAACACCGACAAAGTAATCTCCGAGCGGACCTATGCCAAGCCCCGTGGCAGTCTGACTCGAGGGACCTCCCACACCAGATCCACACCACTCACCATCATGCCCCCCGTGAACGGGCCTAGCATCCCCCATAGCAGCACCTCCTCCAGCTGCACCCCGACCATGATTAGGGACATCGTCTCTAGCAGCAGCCCCCCTCCTCCTGCCTCCACGCCCACGTCGTCTCCCGCCCCCTACCAGCCTTATCACCCTCCTCCATAGCATGATCCAGCCACCGCCACTCACGCTGGCTACGACGTGTCCCGACTCGAGCTCTCCTATCAACCCGACGCCTGTCAGGAACGTCGTCGACTCGATCCATATCAGGAACTCAGCCGGCACCCCTCTGCGTCGCCTCGTCCGGAATAGGAATACCTCTCGGATCCCCCAAGTACATCTCTGGTGACAAGAATCTCTTTCCGTGCTGATGCCACCATCCCAAGAACTCATGCGACGGACCCGGGTCGGCCACGATGTCGAACTGTAAAATGTGCTCCGCTCGAGTCTCCCAGTGAAGATGCCAGTACTCTAAGTGGGATGGGAACCATCGGTCACCTCCTCTCCCGTCCTTCGACATCAAGAAGTCGATGTTCAGGGCGGGATGCGGTGGGGGCTGTACGCCGCCAAACTGTGGTAACACTCTATCAGCCTGATGCCACTCAACCACCGCAAAATATATCAGGGACGTCACACACCGCCATAACATCGTATGCCTAGGCTCCAAGACCTCCGGATGAACTACCTGGAAGTCTACGCTCAGAGTCTtggatttttccccttttccaaaagtggtgtggaGGGGCAAAAATCCCAGTGGCTTTATTGGTGTGTCACCTAGTCCATACAAGGTGTCGGGGTAAGCTCTTAACTCTTTCTCATCCAACCCTAGCTTGTCAAAAGCGGGCTTAAAGAGGATGTCTGCTGAGCTCCCCTGGTCTACTaaggttctgtggagatgggcatttgccaggatcatagttatcaccactggatcatcgtgtccagggattattccttgcccatcttctttggtgaatgaGATGGTGGGGAGGTCGGATGACTCTCCTCCGACCTGATAGACTCTCTTGAGGTgccttttgcgagaggattttGTGAGTCCCCCTCCGGCGAACCcccctgagatcatatggatatgtctctctgGAGTCGgcggtggtgggtctcttctgTCTATATCATCTCGCTTCCTCTTTCCATGACTGTCTgacctttctatgagatatctgtcaagccgaccttctctagccagcttttctatcacatttttaaggtcgTAACAATCGTtcgtggagtgaccatatattttatggtactcacagtagTCGCTGCGGCTTcccccctttttatttttgatgggTCTGGGGGGTGGCAGCCTTTCAGTGTTGCAAatttctctgtatacatccactattgaaacttttagaggagtataagagtgatactTTCTTGGTCTgtcgagaccgagttcttccttcttcttggtctccctctccctctcttttgttGAGGGAGGGTGCCCAGAtcgccaactcaggtctctcagcttagcattttcctccatgttgatgtacttttcagctctttcCTACACATCACTCAAGGAGATGGGGTGTCTTTTggatatggactgtgagaaggaACCTTCTCTAAGcccattgactaaccccattattACTGCCTcggtgggcaggtcttgaatctccaaacatgctttgttgaacctttccatataggctcgtagggattctccgacctcctgttttattcctAGGAGGCTTGGTGCATGTTTcactttgtctttctggatagagaacctcatcaagaacttcctcgagaggtcttcaaaactgGTTATTGACCTCGGAGGGAGGCCCTCGAACCatttcatcgctgctttcgacAGAGTTGTCGGAAAAGCCTTGCAGCGTGTCGTATCAGAAGCATCAGCCAGATACATCCGGCTTTTGAAATTGCTTAGGTGATGCTTTGGATCTGTGGTTCCGTCATAAGGGTCCATATCTGGGCTCTTGAAGTTCCTCGGAACTTtggccctcattatgtcctcactAAAGGGATCCTCCCCTCCTAGGGGCGTTTCTTCTCGGTCGTCGCAGGAGTTCCAAcctttgagggaggattctaacttcaagagttttctttctaactctttccgtcattccatctcctcttttaggttCTTTTCAGTCTCCCTTTGTCGCTCCCGTTCCTGCTCTAACTGCTCCAGGCGACTTTGGTGGACGTGGACTAATCCCATGAGCTCAGTTGCATGGGATGGTCCATCCTTCTCGGATTCGCGCCCTTTTGAGGAATTTACCTTCGGATTTTTTACTCCGGAGGTACCTTCCCTATGAGGGTCGCTGGTTCCCTGGTGGAAGGCCATGTCTGCGTTATTGTTTCCagtgtccagattctcttgttcagaatctgtCTCCACATGTCCTTCTTCAGGGGATCTATCCGCCATCACtggttgatctctcgggtccccggcaacggcgccaatgttacgttaggtaaccggagattaatggaCTGGATGGCGTGGGTTGGCCCAATCGTTCGTAAGAGGAGGTCTTCGAGTGGGTTTGCACCTTGAGggcctccgtccgacttgtgagcGTGAaggaatggggggtggtacctgcaaagacactccgatgcctaagttagcaagagtgtgagcaggtctagagagtattgggacttagagatacctgaggggtgtcagggtatttatagtggtgagccaataaccaccgttggagtaatGCCACTTTTCTAGGGTGTTAACTGTCCCTTTATTTTAGGGAAGTTAAGATATGGCCTATGGAAGTGGGTAGAGAGATTCTTGGGacagttactcatttgaatgagtgctTATCTGCCAACTAATCCTCGTTCCCGACTTCCTTTGAACAGGTCGTGTCGAGCACCGACTTCGTATACGAAGATTGATGCTAGGGGAGGTCCAATCTCTTGGATTAGGCCTTTCGCTTTGAACCTGGGCCTTTACtattgggtcagggtatgaacagatgGGTTCTCgtcaaaattaaagatattatataatttaaaatacaacCATACtagaaatatattaaaatatataatatataataataattgagtTAGGTGACGATGGTCATAGATAAAGTTCTGGTTTGTTAATGTTTTAAGgagaaaaaaattcttaaaatattataaggACTACAAAAAATGTTAAACgacttcaataaattttttaagacaacaaaaaaaataattttttgtactcatatataatataaatcatcttggtttttatctattttttttttttaaatgactcTTCcagtattaaatttttatttcttagcATTTTATAAACACACTTTTACAGCGAAACCCAAAGTATTTGTTATAAGCAAGAGGGAGAGAACCGTTAACATAATGGAACAACAGCATGGGGAAGGAGAGGAGTGAGGAAAGATAGATAGTGGAAGGTAAGAATATTACCCTCTTTATGGAGAAACAAGCCAAGATTTAGGCAAAAAAATTGTGGACCCAGTAACAAAATAGGACCAAACCAGCAAAGCCCATTTCAAAATACCTCACAAACTAGCAAGACAAAAAGCCCTGACCCAAACCAGAGGCCCCAACTGACCCTGACTAAATTTTGTCAAATAGTAAACAAAGCAACCTTTCcccgtccaaaaaaaaaaaaagcaacctTTCAGAAAACCAAAATAGCCAAACAAGGATTATTTTACCTACcaaatcttttcttattatCGTTGATTATCAGAATTTTCAAGTTCATTAACTCTTGTCATCTTGTGGTTTTCCTTATAGCGAATAAAACAGGTGACACAACACAATGTATCAATATCTAAGTGtaagaacaagtaatatgaAATATGAAACATTGAAACAAAGTTGTAATAACTTGACTTGCAAGACATAGACTCCCATATAAATCTATAACATGCTGACAAAGAAGCATTTTGTATTCACTAATCTTCTAATATTGCTTTcactaaaacaaaaagaaaacagtGCTTCATCCAAGTAAATTAAATACTGTGATTGTGATGAACTTAAAGTCAACTACTTGTAGATATTAGATACTGCAAGTAAACACTTTTAACACTATCATGCTACAGGAATCACCCTCCATTTATTCTATAAATTTAGGTTTTTAAGTGATAATACCATTCTTTGGTTTCACAGTTCTGTGTTGCAAAGGTTGGTAGGTGCTACTGAAGAGGATAATGAGAAGTTTCTGTTGAAGCTGAGGGAAAGAATAGAGAGGTATATGTATCCATTGTTAaagagtttaattatttttttgaacagTTTTAAATTGCAaaactttccttttcctttGAATATTTTCTAAAGTTGGAATAAAAGCTAGCCTATAAGGGAAAAGAACCACTCTCCTTATATTATATACAACATCAAGCATCCCATACTACCCGATGTGCGACTTTGAGCACCCCATAATACCCAAATCCCTAATACATTGTGTTACGGTTTCTCTAGTATCCTTACTGTTAGGCAGAATTGAGTGTAGAAAATAAGGGTAGAAGGGAAGAACAGAATAACTGAACAGAATATTATAGAtttaaatgaaagaaaaacaagaataatTGACTTTCGAGAGGTCAATTCTCTCCCTCTAGATTTTCACTCCACTTATTTTCCTCCTACTAGCTTTCCCAGCCTACCTATTTATAATATCTAATCCTATAACTACTGTCCTAAAGATGTGGAGTttcagaatttaaaatttagtttgcTACTTTTTCTCCTCTCCTTTTATAAGTATATTTAAAAGGAGTTAAATCCCTATTATCTCTCTGGTTTGTTGCAATACCCCCCCCCCATGAAGAGCCACCTTGTCCTCAAGGTGGAAAGAGGGAAATGTTGTTTGTAATGTTGCTGCTGACTCCCAAGTGTTCTCGAAATCTGGCAGTTCTTTCCATTTGATAAGGACTTCAAGATCTCCCTGATTGTTGTAGCGGCTGTCAATGGCTTGTTCAGGTTCTACCAGCAATTCCCCTTCTTCAGTGAGTGCTTCGGGTAATGGTTGAGGATGTAAGGAAGGTCCAACACTTTTCTTCAACTAGGAAATATGAAAAACAAGGTGTATTCTTGCGGTGTCAGGTAATTTCAGCCTGTAGGCCACTGCTCCAATCCGTTCTAGCACCTCAAAAGGACCATAAAACCTTGCACCTAACTTTTGATTTGATCTGGCTGCCAAAGATTTCATCCTATATGGCTGAAGTTTGAGATACACAAAGTCTCCTACTTCAAAAGACACATTACGTCGTTTCTTGTCTGCACTTTGTCTCATTCTGTTCTGAGCCCTATTAAGCTGAAATTGGATTTCATCTAGCATCTGATTTCGTTCCTCCAATAAGACCCTTACTTCTTCTACTGAAGATTCCATCCCTCCTCGTAATAAAGCTGGAGGTTCCCTGCCATATAAAGCTCGAAAAGGTGTCATCCGAATAGAGCCATGGTATGAGGTATTATACCAAAACTCTACCCAAGAAAGCCAAGCTGGCCATTGTTTAGGTTTAGCACCAGTTAAGCATCGCAGGTAGGTTTCCAAGCATTTATTCACCGCCTCAGTTTGGCCGTCGGTCTGCGGGTGATAGGccgaggacatcttcaaggtaGTACCGGCCTGTTTAAAAACTTCAGTCCAGAAAGCACTCATGAATATTTTGTCTCGATCGGAGACAATTGACGATGGAAAACCATGGAGGCGTACCACTTCCTTAATGAACAAAACAGCAACATCCTTTGCCGTAAAGGGATGTGAAAGTGGGAAGAAATGAGCATATTTAGTCATGCGATCCACCACCACAAATATTGTATCCATTCCATTGGCTTTGGGTAATCCCCCTATGAAATCCATTGAGATGTCAGCCCATACATTGGAAGGAATTGGCAGCGGTTGTAGGAGACCAGCAGGTTGCAAGGTAGAATGCTTGTTCTGCTGACAAATTTCACAACCTTTAATAAAGTTCATCACTGCTGCCTTCATACCCTCCCAATAAAGGATAGCAGAAATCCTCTTGTAAGTTCTAAAGAAGCCCGAATGGCCTCCCAGCCTGGAGCTATGAAATTCCAACAGAATTTTTGGAATCCATTTAGAGGTTTTTGCAAGCACTAACCTCCCTTTATATTTGAGTTTTCCATTTATTAATGCAAAACCGGGTGTAGTTTCTTCCCCCACTAACAACTTCTGCATAATCCCATTTAATTTCTCATCAGCCAATACTTCAGCCTCCATATCATCCCATTCTGCTGCCATGGAAAAAAGACAGGGAGGAGAAATGAAATTTCCTAGAAAGGGCATCAGCCACCCTGTTTTCTGTCCCTGCCTTATATTTAATGTCAAAATTGTATCCCAGTAACTTGGATAACCATTTCTGCTGGCCTTCGTCTGCTACACGCTGATCTAATAAAAACTTCAAGGACTGTTGATCAGTAAAAACTGTGAACTGCTGTCCCATGAGATAGTGTTTCCACTTTTGAACAGCTAGAACAATTGCCATCAACTCTCTTTCGTAGACAGATTTCTGCTGGGCTGTTTCCGAGAGTTTTTGGCTCATAAAAGCAATTGGCCGACCCTCCTGCATCAAGACAGCACCCACTCCCTTTCCGGATGCATCGGTTTCCAGCTGGAAAGGTTTAGAAAAGCATGGAACGGCTAAAACCGGAACGGAAACCATAGCTGTTTTGAGCTTTTGAAAAGCAGAGTCAGCATCCTTACCCCAATTAAAAGAGTCCTTTTTGAGAAGTTGGGTGAGAAGAGCAGCAATAGTACCATACCCTTTTACAAAGCGGCGATAATATCCGGTTAAGCCCAAGAAACCCCGCAAGCTGCGAATATCTTTTGGTGGAGGCCAGTCAAGCATATCTCTAAGTTTCTTAGGATCAGCCGCCACCCCTTCGGCAGAAATAACGTGGCCAAGGTACTCAATACTCGGTGCTTCAAAACAGCACTTCTTTTTATTTACCAATAAATTGTGTTGCCTCAGTACCTCAAAAATATTCTGCAAATGACCTCTGTGGCTAATGAGATCCTTGCTATAAATAAGGATGTCATCGAAGAAAACTAAAGCAAATTTTCTGAGGAACGGACGAAGTACAGTGTTCATGAGGGCTTGAAAAGTGGATGGAGCGTTTGTGAGGCCAAAAGGCATTACAAGGAATTCGTAATGGCCGTCGTGGGTGCGAAAAGCTGTCTTATGAATATCCTCCTCCTTCATTCGAATTTGATGATATCCGGATTTGAGATCCAATTTGGAAAACACTGTTGCACCATCGAGCTCATCCAATAGCTCCTCTATAATAGGAATAGGAAATTTGTCCGGCACCGTGATCTTATTGAGGGCCCTATAGTCGACGCAAAACCTCCACCCACCATCCTTTTTCTTTACCAAAATTACCGGGCTCGAGAAGGGACTTGTGCTGGGCCGAATAATCCTAATCTGCAGCATTTCATCAATTATTTTTTCCATTTCTGCCTTCTGATAATGTGGATATCTGTAAGGTCGAATGTTTGGGATCTCTGCACTGTCTTTTAGTACTATAGCATGATCGTGTGTTCTTTGTGGAGGAAGACCATATGGGGACTGAAAGACATCCTCAAATTGCTGCAAAATTGCCAAAGTTGCTGACGAAACAGATAGTTGGGCTTCTGTAGAATCGGCAATGAACACAGGGGTTACGAGAAAGCCCTCTTCATTATTTCTAAGGGCATTTAAAGTCACTTTTGCACTAGCTCGACTTCTCCCTAAAGAGGGATCACCATGCAAAGTCACCTTCTTCCCATTCAACATCCAGCTTAAGGATAAGGCGTTATAATCCCCTTCAAATTTGCCCAAACTAGCAATCCACCCCGCACCCAAAACAACTTCAGAACGTCCCAATTCCATCACCAAGAAGTCCTCTACAATAGAAATTCCCTGTACCAATAATTCCACTTTTTCACAGCCACCTAACCCATGCTCTATTGCTCCATTTCCAACCTCAATTCGGAAAGGAGGCAGGTGTACCAATGGCAAACCCAGTATGGAGACAAGAGAAGATGAAATAAAATTCGCCTCAGCCCCTGGGTCAACCAACACGACCACCCCAACACCATTTATAGTAGCTCGTACCttcaaagtttggtgtgatGTAAGTCCCCAATAACTTAGAGAAGAGAGACGAAGAGAAAGACTGTTAATGGTTACGACAGGTTCGTCCGAGGCCAAATCTTCGCAACAATCCTCGGGTTGTTCATCCTCCTCCCCCAGGAGAATGAGTTGTTGATGTCTGAACTTGCATGTGTGGCCAGGATTCCACTTGTCCCCGCAGCGGAAACAGAGACCTTTGCGCTGTCGCTCACTCCATTCCTCATGTGAAATCCATCGTGATGAAGGCTTTGTGATATTAGTGGTGGAAGGGGCCGAGGAAGTATTGGATTCTGTTTTACTATGAGGGATGGATGTGGGCTGTTTAGTTATGGAAGGAGATTGTGAAGTGTGCTGAGCCCAATTATTGGATCTGGCACCGCTCCAGCCCAAACGGTTAGTATTTTCATTTCGTCTTCCTCCTGGGTGCGTTCCTTCTGTACGCCACGCTTCATTCCTCGACTCTAACATCATGGCCCTATCCATCAGGGCCTGGAGGTTTTCAAACTCGGCAACTCTCATCTCCGCTTTGATCGACGGTTTGAGTCCTTCATGGAACATGCACAACAAGGTATCTCCCCCCAAATGTCTATGTGCCCTAGCCGCTATCTCAAAGTCTCTCCGATACTCCATAACCGACCCATGCTGTCTCACCTGCAATAATGGCGCAAGAGGATTCGCATCTGCACCAGGCTCAAATCGTTTGAGCAAATCTTGTTTGAAACGAATCCATGAAGGGAAGGTGGATTGAGACTCCCACCATTCAAACCATGTTAAAGCTTCCCCATGAAGTGCAAGCACCGCGTACTCGAGTTTCTCTTCCACCTGAATCCTCGATATGCGAAAATAACGATCCATTCGAACCAACCACCCACTCGCATCCAAGCCATCAAAGGAAGGAATGTCCACTCTGCGATTGAGATCACCCCTGTTTGGAGGTGGATCTCGCTGACGCCCGCCACCCGGATCGTTGATGCGCGAGTTCCCACCGCTCGAATCCTGTTGTGGGATTCGCATTACTAATTCATCCATCCTTTGCGTCATCGTTTCCATTATTCTGTTTTGTTCAGATCGAAACTCATTCAACTGTTTCTCCAGACTCTCAACCCGATCCTCCATCGCACCTCCGCTGCGTGTGGAAACCATTCACAGGAAGAAGCCCAGATCGAACTTCTGATACCAATTGTTACGGTTTCTCTAGTATCCTTACTGTTAGGCAGAATTGAGTGTAGAAAATAAGGGTAGAAGGGAAGAACAGAATAACTGAACAGAATATTATAGAtttaaatgaaagaaaaacaagaataatTGACTTTCGAGAGGTCAATTCTCTCCCTCTAGATTTTCACTCCACTTATTTTCCTCCTACTAGCTTTCCCAGCCTACCTATTTATAATATCTAATCCTATAACTACTGTCCTAAAGATGTGGAGTttcagaatttaaaatttagtttgcTACTTTTTCTCCTCTCCTTTTATAAGTATATTTAAAAGGAGTTAAATCCCTATTATCTCTCTGGTTTGTTGCACATTGCTTTAAGGTCCTCCAAGTTCTGGAAAAACCACACTCCTTTTGGCTCTGGCAGGAAAGCTTGGTCAAGATCTTAAGGTTAAAGTGCTTCTTTCATGTATGCATCAATCATATAACCTAATCAAACCACTTATATCCAATTTTTGCTGATAAATATGCTGCAGGTTAGTGGCAGAGTTACCTATAATGGCCATGAAATGAATGAGTTTGTACCTCAAAGAACTGCAGCATACATTAGCCAGAATGATGTTCATATTGGAGAAATGACTGTGAGGGAAACCTTGGCTTTCTCAGCAAGGTGTCAAGGGGTTGGTTCAAGATTCGGTTAGTCGAATTTCACCCTAAATTGTTCTTGTTGAAGAAGATAGCTTCCATATCTGTAACCTGTAGTCTAAGCATGACTTATAATTACTTTTTGCTATGTGCAGACTTGCTTTCTGAACTAACAAGACGAGAGATAGCAGCAAAAATTAAACCCGACCAAGATATCGATATATACATGAAGGTGAAAGGAACTATCTCCATGCTCCACTGGAAAATCTGCATAGCAAATTATCAAGCATTACTATTTCTATAGAAATGAACTTCAGCAATTGATTCTATTATACATTACCACCTTAGCCATACTCTTTCCTCCTAAGTTCAGTTAAACTGTTAATTTTGATTGATACACAACCTTTTGATCTTATTGGCTTTCTAATAATACTAGGCAACAGCATCTGAAGGCCAGGAAGCAAACCAGATGATAACAGAATATA comes from the Arachis duranensis cultivar V14167 chromosome 7, aradu.V14167.gnm2.J7QH, whole genome shotgun sequence genome and includes:
- the LOC127740607 gene encoding ABC transporter G family member 34-like, encoding MNEFVPQRTAAYISQNDVHIGEMTVRETLAFSARCQGVGSRFDLLSELTRREIAAKIKPDQDIDIYMKATASEGQEANQMITEYILKILDLEICADTLVGDEMLRGISGRQRKRVTTGKMLIGPAKALFMDGISTGLDSSTTVQIMKCLRQIVHILK